One window of the Solanum stenotomum isolate F172 chromosome 11, ASM1918654v1, whole genome shotgun sequence genome contains the following:
- the LOC125844505 gene encoding uncharacterized protein LOC125844505 has protein sequence MTHSRSRETSTTAVNHRTNSLKSPENSTLPITKTITKSAETHRLFSENDEIALLKTLSQSPNNNGLRTGNFTDAQIANKLKKLKEKYHKLARSKSQIKTPHDGEIYEIGRKIWGRNAAKGKELLVVEEENHDEDEDVNLDDFSFLVNEMTMVFQRNEYCKEGLRKLGKKKLMEMNEKWMELKLKESELMMNKTQLYHENLKVVVEGSKE, from the coding sequence ATGACCCACTCACGCTCTCGGGAAACATCCACCACCGCCGTGAACCACCGTACAAACTCCCTCAAGTCACCGGAAAATTCAACGCTACCGATCACCAAAACAATCACAAAATCTGCAGAAACTCACAGACTTTTCTCCGAAAACGACGAAATCGCACTCCTCAAAACCCTCTCACAATCCCCAAACAACAACGGCCTCCGTACCGGAAACTTCACCGATGCACAGATCGCGAATAAGCTGAAGAAACTGAAAGAGAAGTACCACAAGTTGGCTAGATCCAAATCCCAAATCAAAACTCCACACGACGGCGAGATTTACGAAATTGGGCGAAAGATTTGGGGCCGAAATGCAGCTAAGGGAAAGGAATtattagtagtagaagaagaaaatcatgatgaagatgaagatgtgaATTTGGATGATTTTTCGTTTTTGGTGAATGAAATGACAATGGTGTTTCAGAGGAATGAGTATTGTAAAGAAGGGTTAAGGaaattggggaagaagaaacTGATGGAGATGAATGAGAAATGGATGGAGCTGAAATTGAAAGAATCTGAGCTTATGATGAATAAAACTCAGTTGTATCATGAAAATTTGAAAGTTGTTGTTGAAGGTTCAAAGGAGTAG